The Cucumis melo cultivar AY chromosome 5, USDA_Cmelo_AY_1.0, whole genome shotgun sequence genome has a segment encoding these proteins:
- the LOC103493693 gene encoding uncharacterized protein LOC103493693 — protein sequence MLEQLLIFTRGGLILWTCKELGNALRGSPIDTLIRSCLLEERSGAASYNYDAPGAAYTLKWTFHNELGLVFVAVYQRILHLLYVDDLLAMVKQGFSEIYDPKRMVYDDFDETFRQLRMEAEARANELKKTKQVGKPLNNSRKQGQDQKTGFGENKKSNSGLADDGDAERTKGHKLENGYSNGNHVIESKLTAVVNGKENTSSNVGAFDVNKLQKLRSKGGKKTDTVANKGSKEEPKKKVTKKNRVWDEKPTEAKLDFTDPVGENGDNNIEVLAADQGQSMMDKEEVFSSDSEDEEDEEGDKGTKPDAKKKGWFSSMFQSISGKASLDKADLEPALKALKDRLMTKNVAEEIAEKLCESVAASLEGKKLASFTRISSTVQAAMEEALVRILTPRRSIDILRDVHAAKEQKKPYVVVFVGVNGVGKSTNLAKVAYWLLQHKVSVMMAACDTFRSGAVEQLRTHARRLQIPIFEKGYEKDPAVVAKEAIQEASRNGSDVVLVDTAGRMQDNEPLMRALSKLINLNSPDLVLFVGEALVGNDAVDQLSKFNQKLADLSTSPEPRLIDGILLTKFDTIDDKVGAALSMVYISGAPVMFVGCGQSYTDLKKLNVKSIVKTLIK from the exons ATGTTAGAGCAGTTGCTGATATTCACTAGGGGGGGTTTGATCTTATGGACTTGTAAGGAGCTTGGAAATGCTCTTAGAGGCTCTCCTATTGACACTTTAATCAGATCCTGTCTTTTAGAGGAACGATCAGGTGCAGCATCTTATAATTATGATGCTCCAGGTGCTGCTTACACCCTCAAGTGGACCTTCCACAATGAGCTTGGCCTTGTATTTGTTGCGGTGTATCAAAGGATTCTTCATTTATTGTATGTGGATGATTTGCTTGCAATGGTGAAGCAGGGATTTTCTGAGATATACGATCCAAAGCGGATGGTCTATGATGATTTTGACGAAACTTTTAGGCAACTTAGAATGGAAGCTGAGGCTCGTGCTAATGAGTTGAAAAAAACAAAGCAGGTGGGAAAGCCTTTGAACAATTCCAGGAAGCAAGGGCAGGATCAAAAGACTGGATTTGGAGAAAACAAGAAAAGCAACAGTGGTTTGGCAGATGATGGTGATGCTGAGCGTACAAAAGGACATAAGTTGGAGAATGGTTACTCTAATGGCAACCATGTTATAGAATCTAAACTGACTGCTGTCGttaatggaaaagaaaatacaagTTCCAATGTTGGGGCTTTTGATGTAAATAAACTTCAGAAGCTTAGGTCTAAAGGTGGAAAGAAAACTGATACTGTTGCTAACAAGGGCTCCAAGGAAGAGCCAAAGAAAAAGGTAACGAAGAAGAATAGAGTTTGGGATGAGAAACCCACTGAGGCAAAATTAGACTTCACAGATCCTGTGGGTGAGAATGGCGATAACAATATCGAGGTTTTGGCAGCAGATCAGGGCCAAAGTATGATGGACAAAGAAGAGGTCTTTAGTAGTGACAGTGAGGATGAAGAAGATGAGGAAGGTGACAAGGGTACCAAGCCTGATGCTAAGAAGAAAGGGTGGTTTTCGTCTATGTTCCAGAG TATCTCAGGCAAGGCAAGTTTGGACAAGGCAGACCTAGAACCGGCTCTGAAGGCTCTCAAGGACAGGCTTATGACAAAGAATGTG GCTGAGGAGATAGCTGAGAAACTTTGTGAATCAGTAGCAGCTAGTCTTGAGGGAAAGAAGCTAGCTTCTTTCACTAGGATTTCTTCAACGGTCCAG GCTGCAATGGAAGAAGCCCTAGTCCGTATATTGACTCCAAGACGCTCCATTGACATTCTGAGGGATGTACATGCTGCAAAAGAACAAAAGAAGCCTTATGTGGTAGTGTTCGTTGGAGTCAATGGAGTTGGAAAATCAACTAATCTTGCCAAG GTGGCCTATTGGCTTCTGCAGCATAAAGTTAGCGTCATGATGGCTGCTTGTGATACATTTAGATCTGGAGCCGTGGAACAGCTTAGAACTCATGCTCGTAGACTTCAG ATCCCTATATTTGAGAAGGGTTATGAGAAAGATCCTGCAGTTGTAGCTAAAGAAGCAATCCAAGAGGCATCCCGCAACGGATCAGATGTAGTTCTTGTTGATACAGCTGGGAGAATGCAG GATAATGAACCACTCATGAGAGCTCTCTCAAAGCTTATCAACCTTAACAGTCCGGATCTTGTCTTGTTCGTTGGGGAGGCCCTCGTTGGGAATGATGCTGTCGATCAACTTTCGAAGTTCAATCAG AAACTAGCTGACCTATCAACTTCACCCGAACCCAGACTGATTGATGGTATCTTGCTCACTAAGTTCGACACCATCGACGACAAG GTTGGAGCAGCATTGTCTATGGTCTACATATCTGGAGCACCGGTGATGTTTGTCGGCTGTGGACAGTCATATACCGACCTCAAGAAGCTCAATGTCAAATCAATCGTCAAAACGCTTATCAAATGA
- the LOC103493683 gene encoding uncharacterized protein LOC103493683 encodes MKKARKGVAADSMACALFENSMVGIKHQSLLQDYQELHNETEAVKKKLLIAKRKKATLLDEVRFLRHRYELLKNQPANIQPKVGFKLSRNLELRPPIVKKEKSSRKREASLKPLAQAHDLNQRGGIYNGIEASSRKSQSFFDLNQKSNTCSKKEVIMNNSFPTFDQKERVYRAHEAAANRNMTPVFDLNQISREEEEMQAGFEPLRQLEDESKNIFPRSEHDAKNSDLVLSSMCRNDDNGSNRAGKRKISWQDQVALRA; translated from the exons ATGAAGAAAGCTCGAAAAGGGGTGGCTGCTGATTCAATGGCGTGTGCTCTGTTTGAGAATTCGATGGTTGGGATCAAACATCAAAGTCTCTTGCAGGATTACCAGGAGTTGCATAAt GAAACAGAAGCCGTGAAGAAAAAACTACTGATTGCGAAGCGGAAAAAAGCGACCCTTTTGGATGAAGTTCG ATTCCTGAGACATAGATATGAATTGTTGAAGAACCAGCCTGCAAACATTCAGCCAAAGGTTGGTTTCAAGCTTTCACGGAACCTTGAACTCAGACCTCCCATcgtgaagaaagaaaagagttCACGAAAAAGAGAAGCTTCTTTGAAACCGCTAGCTCAAGCTCATGACTTAAACCAAAGGGGAGGAATCTACAATGGGATTGAAGCCTCTTCTCGAAAATCTCAGTCCTTTTTTGACCTAAACCAGAAGTCAAATACATGCAGCAAGAAGGAAGTCATTATGAACAATTCTTTTCCTACTTTTGACCAGAAAGAGAGAGTATACAGAGCACATGAAGCTGCTGCCAACAGGAACATGACCCCGGTTTTCGACCTTAACCAAATTTCG AGGGAGGAAGAAGAAATGCAAGCTGGTTTTGAACCACTGAGACAGCTGGAGGACGAGTCGAAGAATATCTTTCCAAGAAGCGAACACGATGCGAAGAACAGTGACTTGGTGTTATCATCAATGTGTAGGAATGATGACAATGGATCAAACAGAGCGGGAAAAAGGAAGATCTCATGGCAAGACCAAGTGGCTTTAAGAGCATGA